In Bacillus toyonensis BCT-7112, a single window of DNA contains:
- the ablB gene encoding putative beta-lysine N-acetyltransferase: MKYYESFREQTNCHTVEGVLDYFNKRIRIDHYTGNVESIIQTIDGLAEKHSFTKCIIKGKGEHVSTWLSFGFLLEATIPHYFQGHDAYFFVKYNNDERRNSIHWSEEDTILSGVKAKEVKEKVVPEKFLLRKATEEDAEELATVFGKVFEVYPTPLNEASYVLQTMKEDDTIYYVYEFEGKIISTASAEMNVKEGNAELTNCATLPEYRKHGFMKSLLIKLEEELQEKSIFCSYTIARSLSFGMNAAFHQLGYTYTGRLANNCYIFDKLEDMNIWVKDLSSYSKA, translated from the coding sequence ATGAAATACTATGAATCTTTTAGAGAGCAGACAAATTGCCATACAGTAGAAGGAGTTTTAGATTATTTTAATAAACGTATTCGAATAGATCACTATACAGGAAATGTTGAAAGTATTATACAGACAATTGACGGACTAGCAGAGAAACATTCTTTCACTAAATGTATTATTAAAGGAAAGGGAGAGCATGTTTCAACATGGCTCTCTTTCGGTTTCTTATTGGAAGCGACGATACCTCATTATTTTCAAGGACACGATGCATACTTCTTTGTGAAATATAATAATGATGAAAGACGAAATAGTATTCATTGGTCTGAGGAAGATACTATTTTAAGTGGTGTAAAAGCAAAAGAAGTAAAAGAAAAAGTAGTCCCGGAGAAATTTCTGTTAAGAAAAGCGACTGAAGAAGATGCAGAAGAATTAGCAACTGTCTTTGGAAAAGTATTTGAAGTGTATCCGACACCTTTAAATGAAGCGAGTTATGTATTACAGACGATGAAAGAAGACGATACAATTTACTACGTATATGAATTTGAGGGGAAAATCATTAGTACAGCGTCTGCAGAAATGAACGTAAAGGAAGGCAATGCAGAATTAACGAATTGTGCTACTTTACCTGAATATCGTAAACATGGGTTTATGAAAAGTTTGCTCATTAAGTTAGAAGAAGAGCTTCAAGAAAAATCTATTTTCTGTTCCTATACAATTGCTCGATCGCTATCTTTCGGTATGAATGCTGCCTTTCATCAGTTAGGCTATACATATACAGGAAGACTGGCGAACAATTGCTACATTTTCGATAAGTTGGAAGATATGAATATATGGGTAAAAGATTTATCTAGCTATTCGAAAGCATGA
- a CDS encoding thioredoxin family protein has protein sequence MREIKSDKEFKDIIASEEPVVVKFFTTWCPDCVRMDNFIGEVMEEFNKFEWYSINKDEFPSIAEEYQVMGIPSLLVYQNGEKLGHLHSANAKTEEQVTEFLEAY, from the coding sequence ATGAGAGAAATCAAGTCTGACAAGGAATTCAAGGACATCATCGCAAGTGAGGAGCCAGTAGTTGTTAAGTTCTTTACTACATGGTGCCCAGATTGTGTACGCATGGACAACTTTATCGGAGAGGTAATGGAAGAGTTCAATAAGTTTGAATGGTATTCTATTAATAAAGATGAGTTCCCAAGTATCGCTGAAGAGTATCAAGTAATGGGTATTCCAAGTTTACTTGTATATCAAAATGGCGAGAAGCTAGGCCACTTACATAGTGCTAATGCAAAAACTGAAGAGCAAGTTACTGAGTTTTTAGAAGCATACTAA
- a CDS encoding DUF3947 family protein, with amino-acid sequence MFYSYVDSQVGIRPAYGTAITYSGAQSTVQAVQQALQMQQQMQMQQGIQPYYSSMEYFYPTQHFTPYGIAFTSIPYGTVFNL; translated from the coding sequence ATGTTTTATTCATATGTGGATTCTCAAGTTGGCATACGACCAGCGTATGGTACGGCTATAACGTATAGCGGGGCACAAAGTACAGTTCAAGCTGTTCAACAAGCATTGCAAATGCAACAACAAATGCAAATGCAGCAAGGTATACAACCGTATTATTCCTCAATGGAGTATTTTTACCCAACGCAACATTTTACACCATATGGAATTGCTTTTACTTCAATTCCATATGGAACAGTATTCAATTTATAA
- the rocR gene encoding arginine utilization transcriptional regulator RocR translates to MTLLAVSTQEVIEAILGSIDEAIHAVDENGITIFYNTVAAKHDGSKIEKVLGKHLLEAFPSLTRETSTLMKVLDTKKPIVHQVQHYQNLNGEDVCTVNTTLPIFIDGNIAGAVEIAKDYSTIQKLTDTIVDLQSKIKRSSRKKVIKKHAAFETIVTNDSRFKQTKELAQKVAPTDANVLIYGETGTGKELFVQAIHEASKRKNKPFIAQNCAALPESLLESLLFGTTKGSYTGAIERAGLFELVDGGTLFLDELNSMPLDLQAKMLRVLEDGVIRRIGDNKTRKVDVRVITAMNQPPEVCLRENKIRTDLYYRLNVFSLYIPPLRERTEDVLLLASYFLKEYNKSYKKGVLQIDKEAKERLQAYQWPGNVRELKHTIEHAVIIAEGNALTANCLPRIFKKEKLPKKKSILPLREALHQTEKELIDQALIETEGNILQAAKMLGIPRQTLQYKLSKYDKTAE, encoded by the coding sequence ATGACATTGCTAGCAGTTTCGACACAAGAAGTCATTGAAGCGATTTTGGGCAGTATTGATGAGGCTATACACGCAGTAGATGAAAATGGTATTACAATTTTTTATAATACAGTTGCTGCGAAACACGATGGATCCAAAATTGAAAAAGTGTTAGGAAAGCATTTGTTAGAGGCGTTCCCATCTTTAACTAGGGAAACGAGTACATTGATGAAAGTTTTAGATACAAAAAAACCAATTGTACATCAAGTGCAACATTATCAAAATTTAAATGGAGAAGATGTTTGTACTGTAAATACGACGTTACCTATTTTTATAGATGGGAATATTGCTGGTGCTGTTGAAATTGCGAAAGACTACTCTACAATTCAAAAGCTAACTGATACCATTGTCGATTTACAGTCGAAAATAAAGCGATCGTCTAGAAAAAAAGTGATTAAAAAGCATGCTGCATTTGAGACGATAGTGACAAATGATTCTCGCTTTAAACAGACGAAAGAGTTAGCGCAAAAAGTAGCGCCAACAGATGCAAACGTTTTAATATATGGTGAAACGGGAACAGGAAAAGAACTGTTCGTGCAAGCAATTCATGAAGCTTCTAAAAGAAAAAACAAGCCATTTATTGCACAAAACTGTGCAGCTTTACCAGAATCACTATTAGAAAGCTTACTGTTTGGAACGACAAAAGGTAGCTATACAGGGGCGATTGAACGGGCAGGCTTATTTGAACTTGTAGATGGAGGAACATTATTTTTAGATGAACTGAATTCAATGCCGCTCGATTTACAAGCGAAAATGCTACGTGTATTAGAGGATGGAGTCATTAGACGAATCGGTGATAATAAGACGAGGAAAGTAGATGTTCGCGTGATTACCGCGATGAATCAGCCGCCAGAAGTATGTTTACGAGAAAATAAAATTCGCACTGATTTATATTATAGATTAAATGTGTTTTCATTATATATCCCGCCACTACGTGAAAGAACTGAGGATGTATTACTATTAGCTTCTTATTTCTTGAAAGAATATAATAAAAGCTATAAAAAAGGTGTACTTCAAATTGATAAGGAAGCGAAAGAAAGACTACAAGCTTATCAATGGCCTGGAAATGTTCGTGAGTTAAAACATACAATTGAACATGCTGTCATTATTGCGGAAGGAAATGCATTAACCGCAAATTGTTTACCTCGTATATTTAAGAAAGAGAAACTTCCAAAGAAGAAAAGTATATTACCGCTTCGGGAAGCTCTTCATCAAACAGAAAAGGAATTAATAGACCAAGCGTTGATTGAAACGGAAGGAAATATTTTGCAAGCAGCAAAAATGTTAGGTATTCCGCGTCAAACGCTTCAATATAAACTGAGTAAGTACGACAAAACCGCCGAATAA
- a CDS encoding DUF3930 family protein encodes MEYQYEVEQTKEEFMHEDQWADSLIKWLFIFLIIVGIPYTAYVVVQFILSV; translated from the coding sequence ATGGAATACCAATACGAAGTAGAACAAACAAAAGAAGAGTTCATGCATGAAGATCAATGGGCAGACTCTCTTATTAAATGGCTTTTTATTTTTTTAATAATTGTAGGCATACCTTATACTGCATATGTTGTTGTTCAATTTATTCTCTCTGTCTAG
- a CDS encoding phosphatase PAP2 family protein has protein sequence MKRYRHLYLLSFTLLICFVALSLSYHTACIEKFDNIVAHFIQSFRNDYLTTYFTWVSFIGSKRIYFPLLIILVMYFLVRKKLLSALLLTINYYGSRYLNSMLKLWYERARPDVTQLVTATGYSFPSGHTMNATAFLGFIAYVTITEERISLHKKLLIILIASFVVLSISVSRIYLGVHFPSDILAGWAAGGSWLVLCVIFHKAFIKKEPMS, from the coding sequence GTGAAACGATATCGACATTTATACTTGTTAAGCTTTACTCTACTCATTTGTTTTGTCGCACTATCACTTTCGTATCATACCGCTTGTATTGAGAAATTTGACAATATAGTTGCACACTTTATTCAAAGTTTTCGAAACGATTATTTGACAACCTATTTTACTTGGGTGTCCTTTATCGGTTCCAAAAGAATATATTTTCCGTTACTCATTATTCTTGTAATGTATTTTCTCGTTAGAAAAAAGTTGCTTAGTGCATTACTTCTAACAATTAATTACTACGGATCTCGTTATTTAAACAGTATGCTTAAACTATGGTATGAACGGGCAAGACCTGATGTAACGCAGCTTGTTACTGCAACTGGATATAGTTTTCCGAGCGGTCATACGATGAATGCTACTGCTTTTTTAGGATTTATTGCATACGTCACAATTACTGAAGAGCGTATTTCATTGCATAAAAAACTGTTGATTATTCTTATAGCAAGCTTTGTTGTATTATCTATTTCAGTTAGCCGAATATATCTTGGCGTGCATTTTCCATCTGACATATTAGCAGGATGGGCAGCTGGCGGTAGCTGGCTCGTTTTATGTGTTATATTTCATAAAGCGTTTATAAAAAAAGAACCTATGTCATAA
- a CDS encoding YozD family protein: protein MKEIEVVIDTEEIAEFFYEQLIERGYVPKREEIEDLADITFEYLLEKCMIDEVFDEEED, encoded by the coding sequence ATGAAGGAAATTGAAGTCGTAATTGATACGGAAGAGATTGCGGAGTTTTTTTATGAGCAACTAATTGAAAGGGGATACGTCCCAAAGCGAGAGGAAATTGAAGATCTCGCAGATATTACATTCGAGTATTTATTAGAGAAATGCATGATTGACGAAGTTTTTGATGAAGAGGAAGATTGA
- a CDS encoding N-acetylmuramoyl-L-alanine amidase produces the protein MARYSLHGGHNSIVQGANWGNRKEHVLDRQVKDAVAAKLKALGHTVYDDTDEVGSTQAQNLNNIIRNSNSHVVDLAIAFHLNASDGTGQGVEVLYYDQNELASKISAQLAKDIGWRDRGAKQRKDLAVLNGTKAPAILIELGFIDNDSDMAKWDVDKIANSIVFALTGQSGGGSQPPQKRNIVEVGGIGKENLAELVSALNSVKMTGNLILRSDGYVYPVTDPTSDTQLKAFTDYLDRKGWAYTVK, from the coding sequence ATGGCGCGTTATAGTTTACATGGAGGACACAATAGTATTGTACAAGGGGCTAACTGGGGAAATCGGAAAGAGCATGTTTTGGATCGTCAAGTTAAAGATGCGGTTGCGGCCAAGTTAAAAGCTTTAGGACACACAGTCTATGATGATACGGACGAAGTAGGAAGCACTCAAGCTCAAAATTTAAATAATATTATTCGTAATAGTAATTCACATGTTGTAGATTTAGCTATTGCTTTTCACCTTAATGCAAGTGATGGGACTGGGCAGGGTGTTGAAGTGCTGTATTATGATCAGAATGAACTAGCATCTAAAATTTCAGCTCAACTAGCAAAAGATATTGGATGGCGTGATCGTGGTGCGAAACAACGTAAAGATTTAGCAGTATTGAATGGGACTAAAGCACCAGCTATTCTTATCGAATTAGGATTCATTGATAATGATTCCGACATGGCAAAATGGGATGTTGATAAAATCGCTAATTCAATCGTTTTTGCTTTAACTGGACAATCTGGTGGAGGTAGCCAACCACCTCAAAAACGTAATATTGTCGAAGTTGGTGGAATAGGTAAAGAAAACTTGGCTGAATTAGTAAGTGCTTTAAACTCAGTTAAGATGACAGGTAACTTAATTCTTAGAAGTGATGGCTATGTTTATCCTGTAACTGATCCAACTAGCGATACTCAATTAAAAGCATTCACTGATTATCTTGACCGTAAAGGCTGGGCATATACTGTTAAGTAA
- a CDS encoding YokU family protein has product MNCMWCDSTEAKESLNTVYWELPDGTKAIEIQKTPCISCSSCGMDYQADHTVKEIEDQLFLIYTKDLPKQLTYEELMGRPRLLKRNYFDF; this is encoded by the coding sequence ATGAATTGTATGTGGTGTGACAGTACAGAAGCGAAAGAAAGCTTGAATACTGTGTATTGGGAACTACCAGATGGTACGAAAGCCATTGAAATCCAAAAGACACCATGTATTTCTTGTTCCTCATGTGGAATGGACTATCAAGCAGACCATACTGTAAAAGAAATTGAAGATCAGTTGTTTTTAATTTATACGAAAGATTTGCCAAAACAACTAACATATGAAGAGTTAATGGGAAGACCAAGACTATTAAAAAGAAATTATTTCGACTTTTAA
- a CDS encoding cation diffusion facilitator family transporter: protein MDTLSHKEADKGAIVSIMAYIFLSSMKIIISYITLSSALRADGLNNLTDIGASLAILIGLKISRKPRDPDHPYGHSRAEQIASLVASFIMATVGLEVVISAIQSFLNPKQVAPNVLAAWVALFSAVVMYCVFRYTKKIAIRTKSKSLEAAAKDNLSDALVSIGTVVGIVGSQFQMPILDPIAALIVGLIICKTAWEIFVEASHMLTDGIDPNKMEEYADAIEHISGVENIVDIRARMYGNQTYVDITIEVDARMDVGESHCITDNIEAMLRKKFGIYHAHIHVEPMEKEPIMT from the coding sequence ATGGATACTCTTTCTCATAAAGAAGCTGATAAAGGTGCTATTGTCAGCATTATGGCCTACATATTTTTATCCTCTATGAAAATTATCATCAGTTATATTACCCTCTCTAGCGCATTACGTGCTGACGGTTTGAATAACTTAACGGATATTGGTGCCTCTTTAGCAATATTAATCGGTTTAAAAATTTCTCGTAAACCTCGAGATCCAGATCATCCATATGGGCATTCGCGTGCAGAACAAATAGCTTCGCTTGTTGCTTCTTTCATTATGGCAACGGTCGGATTAGAAGTTGTTATTAGTGCCATTCAATCATTTTTAAATCCGAAACAAGTTGCGCCCAATGTACTTGCTGCATGGGTAGCTTTATTTTCTGCTGTCGTTATGTACTGTGTATTTAGGTATACGAAAAAGATTGCAATTCGAACAAAGAGTAAATCATTAGAAGCTGCCGCAAAGGATAATTTATCAGATGCGCTCGTAAGTATTGGTACAGTTGTAGGCATTGTCGGCTCACAGTTCCAAATGCCTATTTTAGATCCTATTGCCGCTCTAATTGTCGGCCTTATTATTTGTAAAACTGCATGGGAAATTTTCGTAGAAGCTTCTCATATGCTAACAGATGGCATTGATCCTAATAAAATGGAAGAATATGCTGATGCTATTGAGCATATTTCTGGTGTGGAAAACATTGTAGATATTCGAGCGCGTATGTACGGGAATCAAACGTACGTTGATATTACAATCGAGGTAGACGCTCGTATGGATGTTGGAGAAAGTCACTGTATTACTGACAACATCGAAGCCATGCTTCGAAAAAAATTCGGAATTTACCATGCCCACATTCATGTTGAACCAATGGAAAAAGAACCTATTATGACATAG
- a CDS encoding YozE family protein, whose protein sequence is MKKTFYHYMMKHRAALFRNEISDLAEAMYDDLSFPKQSEDYDEISSYLELSGMLESMSIFDEAWDLYIQEG, encoded by the coding sequence TTGAAAAAGACATTTTACCATTATATGATGAAGCATCGCGCAGCTTTATTTAGAAATGAAATTTCAGATTTAGCAGAGGCAATGTATGATGATTTAAGTTTTCCGAAGCAATCTGAAGACTATGATGAAATTAGTTCATACTTAGAGTTAAGTGGAATGCTAGAAAGTATGTCTATATTTGATGAAGCGTGGGATTTATACATACAAGAAGGATAA
- a CDS encoding serine/threonine protein kinase → MKWHRVLALFDRPLRKNTIVAERYKIESVIGMGSYGVTYVVNDLQINRYKVLKQLRQSKQRYESGRKSFEQEKMILQTLNHQAIPSFYDQFLWEKKSFFVMEYMPGENFEDYIFSDGRVYKEREVFEILYEILGIVSVFHSKGIIHRDLRIPNILMKENQISIIDFGLAKYKGEDDERATTYEGEQALMREVHFRSDFYALGHFSLFLLYAGYESIEKHEKPWYEELTLKNDNREILMRMLQIKTPYYENVQDLKKDIAFALERMETPCFKSF, encoded by the coding sequence ATGAAATGGCATCGTGTACTAGCTTTATTTGATAGACCACTGCGAAAAAATACAATTGTAGCAGAACGTTATAAAATTGAATCAGTAATTGGAATGGGCAGTTATGGGGTTACATATGTCGTTAATGATTTACAAATAAATAGATATAAAGTCTTAAAACAGTTAAGACAAAGTAAACAAAGATATGAGTCTGGTAGAAAATCATTTGAGCAAGAGAAAATGATTTTACAAACATTGAATCATCAAGCAATTCCTAGTTTCTATGATCAGTTCTTATGGGAGAAAAAAAGCTTTTTTGTGATGGAATATATGCCTGGTGAAAATTTTGAAGATTATATTTTCTCAGATGGGCGTGTATATAAAGAACGTGAAGTTTTTGAAATTTTATATGAAATATTAGGAATTGTTTCAGTTTTTCATAGTAAAGGTATTATTCACCGAGATTTACGTATTCCGAACATATTAATGAAAGAAAATCAAATTAGTATTATTGATTTTGGATTAGCTAAATATAAAGGTGAGGATGATGAGCGAGCTACAACGTATGAAGGTGAACAAGCTTTGATGCGAGAAGTTCACTTTCGTAGCGATTTTTATGCGCTTGGCCATTTCTCGTTATTTTTATTATATGCAGGATATGAATCTATTGAAAAACATGAAAAGCCATGGTATGAAGAGTTAACTTTGAAAAATGATAATCGTGAAATATTGATGCGAATGTTACAAATAAAAACACCGTACTATGAGAATGTACAAGATTTAAAAAAAGATATAGCTTTTGCTTTAGAAAGGATGGAGACTCCATGTTTCAAAAGTTTTTAG
- a CDS encoding sporulation protein, translated as MFQKFLASVGIGSAKVDTVLEKEEYVVGETIVGKVRITGGSVSQRIESIYLTLSTSYVREVDDKKVTATFDLERVRLTDPFSVEPNEKKEIPFSFKMPIEAPLTLGMKTVWVHTGLDIKNSIDPSDRDYIQVLPNALLNSVLESVNQLGFKARHIECEELPYRLRKQVPFAQEFEFIPVSGQYYGKLDELELLILPSSHDRLEIIMEVDRKSRGLAGLFAEALDLDEKVIRFTVTNEDIPTMQQKINNYIF; from the coding sequence ATGTTTCAAAAGTTTTTAGCGAGTGTTGGCATTGGTAGTGCAAAAGTAGATACTGTTCTTGAAAAAGAGGAGTATGTAGTTGGAGAAACGATAGTAGGGAAGGTTCGTATAACTGGGGGATCAGTTAGCCAACGAATTGAAAGCATTTACTTAACGTTATCTACATCATATGTAAGAGAAGTGGATGATAAAAAAGTAACAGCAACGTTTGACTTAGAGCGAGTTCGTTTAACAGATCCATTTTCTGTAGAGCCAAATGAAAAGAAAGAAATTCCATTTTCATTTAAGATGCCAATTGAAGCACCACTAACACTTGGAATGAAAACGGTTTGGGTTCATACAGGCCTTGATATTAAAAATAGTATTGATCCAAGTGACCGTGATTACATTCAAGTGTTGCCAAATGCACTATTGAACAGTGTATTAGAGAGTGTAAATCAATTAGGTTTTAAAGCGCGTCATATAGAATGCGAAGAATTACCATATCGATTACGTAAGCAAGTACCATTCGCACAAGAGTTTGAGTTTATTCCTGTTTCAGGACAGTATTATGGGAAATTAGATGAATTAGAATTATTAATCTTGCCAAGTTCCCACGATCGGTTAGAAATCATTATGGAAGTAGATAGAAAATCACGTGGATTGGCAGGTTTATTTGCAGAAGCACTTGATCTGGATGAGAAGGTTATTCGCTTTACAGTAACGAATGAAGATATCCCAACGATGCAGCAAAAAATTAACAATTATATTTTTTAA
- the ablA gene encoding lysine 2,3-aminomutase encodes MLHDVYKPNRHWKDIELWKDVTEEQWNDWVWQLTNTIKTLDDLRKVINLTPEEEEGVKISTKTIPLNITPYYAWLMNPDDPRCPIRMQSVPISEELYKTKYDLEDPLHEDEDSPVPGLTHRYPDRVLFLVTNQCSMYCRYCTRRRFSGQIGMGVPKKQLDDAIAYISETPQVRDVLISGGDGLLINDKILEYVLKNLREIPHVEIIRIGTRAPVVFPQRITENLCNIIKKYHPVWLNTHFNTSIEITEESKKACEMLANAGVPIGNQAVILAGINDSVPIMKKLMHDLVKIRVRPYYIYQCDLSEGIGHFRAPVSKGLEIIEGLRGHTSGYAVPTFVVDAPGGGGKIALQPNYLISQSADKVVLRNFEGVITTYPEPESYIPGRAEGYFKEIYPNYEEKRSDVGIAGLMSDKKFNLVPDDLQRMNRRKDYEDNDTHASLKDKRDKRDQLKDKKYQSQMAKLEENDKKTEGDAV; translated from the coding sequence ATGTTACATGATGTATACAAACCAAATCGTCACTGGAAGGATATCGAATTATGGAAAGATGTTACTGAAGAGCAATGGAATGATTGGGTTTGGCAATTAACGAATACGATCAAAACGTTAGATGACTTAAGGAAAGTGATTAACTTAACACCTGAAGAAGAAGAGGGCGTTAAAATTTCAACGAAAACGATCCCGTTAAATATTACACCGTATTATGCTTGGCTAATGAATCCTGATGACCCACGCTGTCCGATTCGGATGCAATCTGTACCGATCTCGGAAGAGTTATATAAAACGAAATATGATTTAGAAGATCCACTTCATGAAGATGAAGATTCACCAGTTCCAGGGCTAACACATCGTTATCCTGACCGCGTATTATTCTTAGTAACGAATCAATGTTCTATGTATTGTCGTTACTGTACACGCCGTCGTTTTAGTGGACAAATTGGAATGGGTGTACCGAAGAAACAATTAGACGATGCGATTGCTTATATTAGTGAAACACCACAAGTACGTGACGTTTTAATCTCTGGTGGTGACGGTCTTCTAATTAATGATAAAATTTTAGAATACGTATTAAAAAATTTACGAGAGATTCCGCATGTTGAAATTATTCGTATCGGAACGAGAGCACCAGTAGTATTTCCGCAACGTATTACAGAAAACTTATGTAACATTATTAAAAAGTACCATCCAGTATGGTTAAATACACATTTCAACACTTCTATTGAAATTACAGAGGAATCGAAAAAAGCATGTGAAATGCTAGCGAACGCGGGTGTTCCAATTGGAAACCAAGCGGTAATTTTAGCAGGTATTAACGATAGCGTTCCAATTATGAAAAAGCTAATGCATGACTTAGTAAAAATCCGTGTACGTCCATATTATATTTACCAATGTGACTTATCTGAAGGTATTGGACATTTCCGTGCACCAGTTTCTAAAGGTCTTGAAATTATTGAAGGCTTACGTGGACATACTTCTGGCTATGCAGTACCGACATTCGTTGTGGATGCACCGGGCGGAGGCGGAAAAATTGCGCTTCAGCCAAACTATTTAATTTCACAAAGTGCGGATAAAGTTGTACTTCGTAACTTTGAAGGGGTTATTACGACGTATCCAGAACCAGAGAGCTACATTCCAGGAAGAGCTGAAGGTTACTTTAAAGAAATTTATCCGAACTATGAAGAAAAACGTTCAGATGTTGGTATTGCAGGTCTTATGAGCGATAAGAAATTTAACCTTGTTCCAGATGATTTACAGCGTATGAATCGTCGTAAAGACTATGAAGATAATGATACGCATGCATCTTTAAAAGATAAACGTGATAAGCGAGACCAATTAAAAGATAAAAAATATCAATCGCAAATGGCTAAATTAGAAGAAAACGACAAAAAAACTGAGGGTGATGCAGTATGA